In Bombina bombina isolate aBomBom1 chromosome 6, aBomBom1.pri, whole genome shotgun sequence, a single genomic region encodes these proteins:
- the LOC128664744 gene encoding olfactory receptor 1002-like, which translates to MEDYSDLAISSETTSAIPDGDGVNTDTFEYTDEDVNRFLVAADLSELRGETPINVYHKLLNLRKRLTDFHLHAVYLSNYHRNRQIPRGFRFARGYDREMVIDIKAEAIKRFEGNTIKPRAINNSEEKINFITTFDPMHQKDAGAISKHWDLVHSDKSLPFVKQQHPRMNMSITLQPMVPQDVKSRENQSTVTKVILLGFPNLQSSRIIIVFAFLIIYIATLVGNILIIALVSTSNNLRSPMYFFLCQLSISDILETTTIMPNCMSVVLKEGTTMSIVECITQFCMFGSCSVTECFILTVMSYDRYVAICKPLHYNNVMNFTFCIHLIICSWLTGFMVTLLITIMLYRLNFCGPNIIDHFFCDFKPIVQLSCSDTTIVEMIVFLVATPETFIQTMFIVGTYIYIFITIVHISSKVERRKTFSTCSSHLTVVCTYYGTLISIYVAPTQGQTFNINKVLSLLYTVVTPLLNPIIYSLRNKEIKTAIITFYKKYMNII; encoded by the exons ATGGAGGACTACTCAGATTTGGCAATCTCATCGGAAACCACCTCAGCTATCCCTGATGGAGATGGAGTGAATACAGACACATTTGAATATACGGATGAAGATGTCAATAGGTTTCTTGTTGCAGCGGACctgagtgagttgaggggtgaAACCCCAATTAATGTATATCACAAACTACTCAATTTAAGAAAGAGGCTTACTGATTTTCACTTACATGCTGTTTATCTCTCTAATTATCATAGAAATAGACAAATTCCCAGGGGTTTTAGGTTTGCACGAGGATATGATAGAGAGATGGTTATAGACATAAAGGCAGAAGCTATTAAACGATTTGAGGGCAACACGATCAAGCCAAGAGCAATAAACAACTCAGAGGAGAAGATCAACTTTATAACCACATTTGATCCAATGCACCAAAAAGATGCTGGAGCAATCTCTAAACACTGGGATCTGGTGCACTCAGACAAATCTTTACCATTTGTGAAACAACAACATCCAAGAATG AATATGTCTATTACACTCCAACCGATGGTTCCACAGGACGTTAAATCAAGAGAAAACCAATCAACAGTAACAAAGGTCATCCTTTTGGGGTTTCCAAATCTTCAGAGTTCCAGGATTATAATTGTCTTTGCTTTccttataatttatattgctactTTAGTTGGAAACATTTTGATTATTGCATTGGTTTCAACCAGCAATAATCTACGTTCTCCCATGTACTTCTTCCTATGTCAATTGTCTATATCTGACATCTTGGAAACAACAACCATTATGCCTAATTGCATGAGTGTTGTATTAAAAGAAGGCACCACCATGTCTATTGTTGAATGTATTACTCAATTTTGTATGTTTGGTTCCTGTTCAGTTACAGAATGTTTTATTCTTACAGTGATGTCTTATGACAGATATGTAGCTATCTGTAAGCCATTACACTACAATAATGTGATGAACTTTACATTTTGCATTCATCTAATTATCTGCTCTTGGCTCACGGGCTTCATGGTAACATTACTTATCACCATCATGCTATATAGGTTAAATTTCTGTGGTCCAAATATCATTGACCACTTTTTTTGTGATTTCAAACCTATTGTACAGCTATCTTGCTCTGACACAACCATTGTGGAAATGATCGTATTTTTAGTAGCCACTCCTGAAACATTTATTCAAACAATGTTCATTGTTGggacttatatttatatatttatcactaTAGTTCACATCTCTTCTAAGGTGGAGAGACGGAAAACCTTCTCCACCTGTAGCTCTCATCTTACTGTTGTTTGCACATATTATGGGACTTTGATTTCCATCTACGTTGCACCAACCCAAGGGCAGACTTTTAACATAAATAAGGTCCTATCCCTTCTTTACACTGTAGTGACGCCTTTATTGAACCCTATAATATACAGCTTGAGGAATAAGGAAATTAAAACAGCCATAATAACATTTTATAAGAAATatatgaatataatttaa